From a single Couchioplanes caeruleus genomic region:
- a CDS encoding adenylate/guanylate cyclase domain-containing protein has translation MNRTTAGLRCRRQTVTVLFVDIVGFTSLIDDLDCIDVRDLQVDYFDAVSTVVRAAGGVVEKFIGDAVMAVFGASGPRAGRPDETCRAAAAAVRAGLLIQEALRGRLLAGRFPVRTRVGLATGDAIVDLDAARDGGYGMVSGSVVATAARLQAYAPHDTVVVCAATQSASDAAIAYQEMPPVSVPGKAAPVELWRALQPQAVPAQRALQTCA, from the coding sequence GTGAACAGAACCACCGCCGGCCTGCGGTGCCGGCGACAGACCGTCACAGTGCTGTTCGTCGACATCGTCGGCTTCACCAGCCTGATCGACGATCTTGACTGCATCGATGTCCGTGACCTGCAGGTCGACTATTTCGACGCCGTGTCCACGGTCGTCCGGGCGGCCGGTGGGGTCGTGGAGAAGTTCATCGGCGACGCCGTCATGGCGGTCTTCGGCGCGAGCGGCCCGCGGGCCGGCCGGCCGGACGAGACGTGCCGGGCGGCCGCCGCCGCGGTCCGGGCCGGGCTGCTGATCCAGGAGGCGCTGCGGGGGCGTCTTCTGGCCGGCCGCTTCCCGGTACGTACCCGGGTGGGACTCGCCACAGGCGACGCGATCGTCGACCTCGACGCGGCCCGCGACGGCGGGTACGGGATGGTCAGCGGCAGCGTCGTCGCGACCGCGGCACGGTTGCAGGCGTACGCGCCGCACGACACGGTCGTGGTGTGCGCCGCCACGCAGAGCGCCTCGGACGCCGCGATCGCGTACCAGGAGATGCCGCCCGTGTCGGTCCCCGGCAAGGCGGCACCGGTCGAGCTGTGGCGGGCACTGCAGCCGCAGGCCGTCCCCGCCCAGCGCGCCCTGCAGACCTGCGCCTGA